A genomic window from Chlorobium phaeobacteroides DSM 266 includes:
- a CDS encoding BamA/TamA family outer membrane protein: MLFFKIVFRVILQCLALSLFCGIALPAAAKSKMADTTEALPASMYVNKIRFSGNKAVSSDELLQIITTSPHSSFLGLGLFGGPKKPFIAEEFKKDLSLIKKLYTYKGYFFTEIASSISPRNNGKKIDIAINIRENEPSRIDSLAYDGLESITDDLRTAYLQKSVIKTNTIFSVERLIKERDRTMDFFREEGYAFFHEDSIRIKVDTVGTQAGVLFKLRLPEKLTYGGVQAVVQNPFRSDTTGSKTTFLQDSVTVVIYGRQNINPALLSKLTTMRPGRLTKDSREKETLQNLGATNVFSSISIKPDSVRSGKLYTSINLEPAPKHQIEPKLLIDNRYGSLFFGGALTYENRNLFGGAEQFKAATEFGTQAGYSKTFLSDLSEDQYEKVVPFEFSLKSSLIMPVITKPGNSYSAYVEYSAAKLPILLSTQIGLIRGTYSAKTGNASRINFDFFDFEWVKKDSLKGFRQLFKNDLASNIGIDPTDDAAVNAGIDSLLDARVNQSIRLRYNTTNRASAAPGKNIWNLDILLEEAGGIAWLIDKYIDTKQYDGFSDKDPQIFGTTYSQYVKLETKLGMTRNLSDNHQLAGRIHLGYMIPYGKAGATPEERRFYAGGANSMRGWMYNTLGPGRSNSEAAANFGANIKLELGLEYRLKFFEFLGQASGVTFFTDIGNIWDNTGPYAFNLTSLTRDFAWDFGAGLRIGSPIGPLRFDFAYKLHDPGDEHPWKISDFDPLDFTFHFGIGETF; the protein is encoded by the coding sequence GTGCTATTTTTTAAAATTGTCTTCCGGGTAATACTGCAGTGTCTGGCACTGTCACTTTTTTGTGGAATAGCGCTTCCTGCTGCGGCCAAAAGTAAAATGGCGGACACGACAGAAGCGCTGCCAGCCTCTATGTACGTCAATAAAATCCGGTTCAGCGGAAACAAAGCCGTATCGAGTGATGAGTTGCTCCAGATCATCACGACCTCTCCCCACTCTTCTTTTCTTGGACTTGGCCTTTTTGGCGGACCCAAAAAGCCATTCATTGCGGAGGAGTTCAAAAAAGACCTCTCTCTCATAAAAAAGCTCTATACCTACAAGGGATATTTTTTTACCGAAATTGCATCATCAATATCTCCCCGTAACAACGGAAAAAAAATTGATATCGCAATTAACATCCGGGAAAACGAGCCGTCACGAATCGACTCCCTCGCATATGATGGTCTGGAATCAATTACCGATGACCTGAGAACAGCGTATCTGCAAAAGAGTGTCATAAAGACAAATACCATATTTTCCGTTGAGCGGTTGATTAAGGAAAGAGATCGTACCATGGATTTCTTTCGTGAAGAGGGATATGCATTTTTCCATGAGGACAGTATTCGCATAAAAGTTGATACTGTCGGGACGCAGGCCGGGGTATTGTTCAAGCTCAGGCTTCCCGAAAAACTCACCTATGGCGGCGTTCAGGCTGTCGTACAAAACCCATTCAGAAGCGATACCACTGGTAGTAAAACCACTTTTCTACAAGACAGTGTCACCGTTGTCATTTACGGCAGGCAGAACATTAATCCTGCACTTTTATCAAAACTGACGACAATGCGTCCAGGCCGCTTGACAAAGGATAGTCGCGAAAAGGAAACCCTGCAAAATTTAGGCGCCACCAATGTTTTTTCTTCCATCTCCATCAAGCCGGACTCTGTCAGATCAGGAAAGCTCTATACCTCGATTAATCTCGAACCCGCGCCAAAACACCAGATAGAACCAAAGCTCCTTATCGACAACCGTTATGGCTCCCTGTTTTTCGGAGGCGCCCTTACCTATGAAAACAGAAACCTGTTTGGTGGAGCAGAACAGTTCAAAGCCGCCACAGAGTTTGGAACGCAGGCAGGATACAGCAAAACGTTCCTTTCTGATCTCAGTGAAGACCAGTACGAAAAAGTCGTCCCTTTTGAATTCAGCCTGAAAAGCAGTCTGATCATGCCGGTCATCACCAAACCGGGAAACAGCTACTCCGCCTATGTGGAATATTCCGCAGCAAAACTCCCGATACTACTTTCGACGCAAATCGGCCTGATTCGTGGTACGTACAGTGCAAAAACAGGCAATGCATCGCGAATCAATTTTGATTTTTTTGATTTCGAATGGGTCAAGAAAGACTCACTCAAAGGATTCAGACAACTCTTTAAAAATGATCTTGCCAGCAATATAGGCATCGATCCGACTGATGACGCAGCCGTCAACGCAGGCATAGACAGTCTTCTTGATGCACGTGTAAACCAGTCGATCCGGCTGCGTTACAATACGACCAACAGAGCCTCGGCAGCACCCGGCAAAAACATCTGGAATTTAGACATTCTACTTGAGGAAGCCGGTGGCATAGCATGGTTGATCGACAAATATATCGACACAAAACAATACGATGGATTCAGCGACAAAGACCCGCAGATATTCGGGACAACCTACTCCCAATACGTCAAACTCGAAACTAAACTCGGAATGACAAGAAATCTTTCGGACAATCACCAGCTTGCCGGAAGAATCCATCTCGGCTACATGATCCCTTATGGCAAAGCCGGCGCAACCCCTGAAGAACGACGTTTTTATGCGGGAGGAGCCAACTCGATGCGAGGATGGATGTACAACACTCTCGGACCGGGCAGAAGCAACAGTGAGGCTGCGGCCAATTTCGGCGCAAACATCAAACTTGAACTGGGTCTTGAATACCGGTTGAAATTTTTCGAATTCCTCGGCCAGGCTTCCGGGGTGACCTTTTTTACCGATATCGGCAATATCTGGGACAATACCGGCCCTTATGCATTTAACCTTACATCCCTGACCCGTGATTTTGCATGGGACTTCGGAGCGGGACTTCGTATTGGTTCACCGATTGGGCCGCTACGCTTTGATTTTGCCTATAAACTCCATGATCCCGGCGATGAGCATCCATGGAAAATATCAGATTTCGACCCTCTTGATTTCACTTTCCATTTTGGAATAGGCGAGACATTTTAA
- a CDS encoding DUF2795 domain-containing protein, protein MYWNLDLARYIADAPWPLTKDELINYANRTGAPQQVIENLHDLPDSDELYESIDEVWPDYPTDEDFCYGDEELLT, encoded by the coding sequence ATGTACTGGAACCTGGATCTTGCTCGTTATATAGCTGATGCACCATGGCCATTAACAAAGGATGAACTGATCAACTACGCCAACAGAACAGGGGCGCCACAGCAGGTTATTGAAAACCTGCATGACCTCCCTGACAGCGATGAGTTATATGAAAGTATCGATGAAGTATGGCCGGATTATCCGACCGACGAAGATTTTTGTTATGGAGATGAAGAGCTGCTAACCTAA
- a CDS encoding M23 family metallopeptidase: protein MKKAGKSAFFAGLVFICSSFPSSPLISSAIAEEKPSASAEGLLASTEEMIEHLILQIDRQSDNSPEIKENYQESGKNFFSSIPNIKPVPGAITSHFGQRFHPVYNTMLFHAGVDFSAAIGTRVQATGSGVIAFSGYDKGYGEKVVINHGYGFETVYAHLSKSLVRQGQRVNRGEIIALTGNSGVSTGPHLHYEVRKHNVKVNPTAYFFNGGNPSKFITNETISAEANGSNS, encoded by the coding sequence TTGAAAAAGGCTGGCAAATCAGCTTTTTTTGCAGGTTTAGTTTTTATTTGCTCCTCTTTTCCCTCTTCCCCTCTTATTTCTTCAGCAATTGCCGAAGAAAAACCATCCGCATCAGCCGAAGGTCTTCTTGCAAGCACTGAAGAGATGATCGAGCACCTGATTCTCCAGATTGACAGGCAAAGCGACAACAGCCCTGAAATCAAGGAAAATTATCAGGAATCCGGAAAAAACTTCTTTTCATCCATTCCAAACATCAAACCGGTTCCAGGCGCAATCACGAGTCATTTCGGACAGAGATTCCATCCGGTTTACAACACCATGCTGTTTCATGCCGGGGTAGATTTCTCGGCAGCTATTGGAACAAGGGTACAGGCGACAGGATCCGGAGTCATAGCATTTTCGGGGTATGATAAAGGATATGGTGAGAAGGTCGTTATCAATCACGGATATGGTTTCGAAACGGTTTATGCCCATCTGTCAAAATCGCTGGTTCGTCAGGGACAACGAGTCAACCGTGGCGAAATTATAGCTCTGACCGGCAATTCCGGAGTATCGACAGGACCCCATCTTCATTATGAAGTCCGCAAACACAACGTCAAAGTAAATCCGACTGCTTACTTCTTTAATGGTGGCAATCCATCCAAATTCATTACGAACGAAACTATTTCTGCAGAAGCAAACGGCAGTAACTCGTAA
- the polA gene encoding DNA polymerase I, which produces MSIDNQFDFFQAGCGQPSEATKKNIPEKKPALFLIDGMAMVYRAYYALQSARMKTRDGLPSGAVFGFTSALLKIFETYKPDYLAVAFDSREKTFRHDLYDLYKANRPSPPEDLISQLDAIYQLVTLLGIPIIKTAGFEADDLIGSLARKFEKSCAIYIVTPDKDLAQLVNDEVYILKPGKIQNELELLGIKEITIQFGVRPEQFTDFLALAGDASDNIPGAKGIGPKTAASLIGKYGSIASILLNLNEISPKNRQSLEEFQPRLKLIRQLVTIRTDLDLHVSLQNLATTTPDVEKILPFLKQYELKSIAARLPAIFPEMNLQPESLPADNENNEKNDSPELTAPGSAKDGADYRIVTRKEELQALVEQLNHAAALAVDTETTSLDTFQAELVGISLSIKPKQAWFVYFGKGGVDRRVALDMLKPVLENPSLRKTGQNLKYDLLVLKKYGIDINPVAFDTMLASYVLDPEAKHNLDDLALRHLSIKTTTYDELVADGKKKMSILDVPPGELSDYACQDADLALRLQEVFKEKLLQEKDLLWLCENIEFPLVPVLATMEYHGISIDTDHLKKTETTVSKQIGQLSEKIFEASGRVFNLDSPKQLAHILFDILGLPSGKATKTGFSTNVQVLEDLAPIHPVAQDLLEYRSLQKLRNTYIEALPKMINPLTGKLHTSFNQHVTATGRLSSSHPNLQNIPIRTLIGKEIRRAFIPSNPENLLLSADYSQIELRVAAEISGDEKLMEAFRNREDIHSATARTIFNTTEITPEMRRKAKEVNFGVLYGIMPFGLSRRLNISRNEAKNIIDTYTEKYPGIFNALQQIISDGKERGYVSTLLGRRRYIPDLNSRNKNMQKAAERAAMNTPIQGTAADIIKCAMNLCSTQLRLHKMKSVMLLQVHDELLFETPENEKHRLKTLVEEVMIDAAKRCGLHNVPVEVDTGIGKNWLEAH; this is translated from the coding sequence ATGAGCATTGACAATCAATTTGATTTTTTCCAGGCAGGTTGCGGCCAACCGTCTGAAGCAACAAAAAAAAACATACCGGAAAAAAAACCCGCACTGTTTCTGATAGATGGCATGGCCATGGTTTACCGGGCATATTATGCGTTGCAGTCTGCAAGAATGAAAACCCGCGATGGCCTTCCATCAGGAGCTGTGTTTGGCTTCACCTCTGCGCTGCTCAAGATTTTCGAAACCTATAAACCCGACTATCTTGCCGTTGCATTTGACAGCAGGGAAAAAACATTTCGCCATGACCTTTATGACCTTTACAAAGCAAACCGTCCCTCCCCACCAGAGGATCTCATAAGTCAGCTCGATGCCATTTATCAGCTTGTAACGCTCCTCGGCATACCGATTATCAAAACAGCCGGGTTTGAAGCCGATGACCTTATCGGTTCACTTGCGCGCAAATTCGAAAAGAGTTGCGCTATCTATATCGTAACGCCTGACAAAGACCTTGCGCAACTTGTCAACGATGAAGTATACATACTTAAACCGGGAAAAATCCAGAATGAACTTGAACTTCTTGGCATTAAGGAAATTACAATACAGTTTGGAGTCCGTCCTGAGCAGTTCACCGACTTTTTAGCACTCGCAGGAGATGCCTCGGACAATATCCCCGGAGCAAAAGGTATTGGCCCGAAAACCGCTGCAAGCCTGATAGGAAAATATGGATCCATTGCCAGCATACTTCTTAATCTCAATGAGATATCTCCAAAAAACCGACAGAGTCTCGAAGAATTTCAACCTCGCCTCAAACTGATCAGGCAACTGGTAACCATACGAACCGATCTCGACCTTCACGTGAGCCTGCAAAACCTTGCAACAACGACTCCTGACGTCGAAAAAATACTTCCTTTCCTGAAGCAATACGAGCTGAAATCCATAGCAGCAAGACTTCCCGCTATTTTTCCGGAAATGAATCTTCAGCCAGAATCACTACCCGCAGATAACGAAAATAATGAGAAGAACGACAGCCCGGAGCTTACTGCTCCCGGCTCCGCGAAAGATGGCGCTGATTACCGAATAGTCACAAGGAAAGAGGAGCTGCAGGCACTCGTCGAACAACTGAACCATGCGGCAGCACTTGCTGTTGATACCGAGACCACCAGCCTGGATACCTTTCAGGCTGAACTTGTCGGGATATCGCTCTCCATAAAACCAAAACAGGCATGGTTCGTCTATTTCGGCAAAGGCGGAGTGGATAGACGAGTCGCTCTCGACATGCTCAAGCCGGTTCTTGAAAACCCATCTCTGCGAAAAACGGGACAAAACCTCAAATATGACCTGCTCGTTCTGAAAAAATATGGAATCGACATCAACCCTGTTGCATTTGACACCATGCTTGCGAGTTACGTGCTCGATCCGGAAGCGAAACATAATCTTGACGACCTTGCGCTGCGCCATCTCTCCATAAAAACCACAACGTACGACGAACTGGTCGCTGACGGCAAGAAAAAAATGTCCATCCTTGACGTTCCACCCGGCGAACTGTCCGATTATGCATGTCAGGATGCCGATCTTGCGCTGCGCCTGCAGGAGGTTTTCAAAGAAAAACTCCTGCAGGAAAAAGATCTGCTCTGGTTATGTGAAAATATTGAATTCCCTCTTGTGCCGGTTCTCGCAACAATGGAGTATCATGGCATTTCAATTGATACCGATCACCTGAAAAAAACAGAAACAACTGTTTCAAAGCAGATCGGCCAACTCTCCGAAAAAATTTTCGAAGCATCCGGCAGAGTTTTCAACCTCGATTCGCCAAAACAACTTGCTCATATTCTGTTCGACATTCTCGGGCTTCCTTCCGGCAAAGCAACGAAAACCGGCTTTTCCACCAACGTTCAGGTCCTTGAAGATCTTGCTCCGATCCACCCTGTCGCACAGGATCTCCTTGAATACAGAAGCCTGCAGAAACTCAGAAACACGTATATCGAAGCTTTACCAAAAATGATCAATCCTCTGACGGGAAAACTGCATACATCATTCAATCAACATGTTACCGCAACAGGACGGCTTTCATCATCGCATCCTAACCTGCAAAACATCCCGATACGCACCCTGATTGGAAAAGAAATACGGCGAGCATTTATACCGTCCAACCCTGAAAACCTGCTTCTTTCAGCAGACTACTCCCAGATAGAACTCAGAGTGGCTGCCGAAATCAGCGGCGATGAAAAGCTTATGGAGGCGTTCAGAAACAGGGAAGACATCCATTCCGCTACAGCAAGAACCATTTTCAACACAACCGAGATCACCCCGGAGATGCGACGCAAGGCAAAGGAGGTGAATTTCGGAGTATTGTATGGAATCATGCCTTTTGGTCTTTCACGACGCCTCAACATCTCTCGCAATGAAGCAAAAAATATTATCGATACGTATACCGAAAAGTACCCCGGCATATTCAACGCTTTGCAACAAATCATCAGTGACGGCAAGGAACGCGGTTATGTTTCGACCCTGCTTGGCAGAAGACGATACATCCCTGATCTGAACAGCAGAAACAAGAATATGCAGAAAGCTGCAGAAAGAGCAGCAATGAATACTCCGATTCAGGGAACGGCTGCAGACATCATCAAATGCGCAATGAATCTCTGCAGCACGCAACTTCGATTGCATAAAATGAAATCCGTTATGCTCCTTCAGGTTCATGACGAACTTCTTTTTGAAACACCGGAAAACGAAAAACATAGGCTGAAAACGCTTGTAGAAGAGGTAATGATTGATGCGGCAAAGCGTTGCGGGTTACATAACGTCCCTGTAGAAGTAGATACCGGTATCGGAAAAAACTGGCTCGAAGCCCATTAA
- the pheA gene encoding prephenate dehydratase, whose protein sequence is MTNCLIAYQGEPGAYSEIAALRIGQPKPCESFEEVFAAVEKHEADYAVIPIENSLGGSIHQNYDLLLQHPVVIVAETFVKVEHCLLGLQGSSVQHAEKVLSHPQALAQCRNFFSSHKHLKAEVAYDTAGSAKIIAAEKKPKQLAIASKRAGELYGLEILQENLADEEWNITRFFCIAHADNPDTSFLKNLSDTTQQKTSIVFTLPNVQGSLFKSLATLALRDIDMTKIESRPFRKKAFEYLFYVDFTGQQNERNIYNALRHLREFATMVKVLGSYGVIA, encoded by the coding sequence ATGACAAACTGCTTGATCGCCTATCAGGGAGAACCCGGAGCTTACAGTGAAATAGCAGCCCTCCGCATTGGACAGCCAAAACCCTGCGAATCATTCGAGGAAGTTTTTGCTGCCGTTGAAAAACACGAAGCCGACTATGCGGTCATCCCCATTGAAAACTCTCTTGGCGGAAGCATTCACCAGAACTACGACCTTCTTTTACAGCATCCTGTGGTGATCGTTGCCGAAACCTTTGTCAAGGTTGAACACTGCCTTCTCGGACTTCAGGGATCTTCGGTACAACATGCCGAAAAAGTCCTCTCACACCCCCAGGCGCTGGCGCAATGCCGAAATTTTTTCAGCTCGCACAAACACCTTAAAGCCGAAGTCGCTTACGATACCGCTGGAAGCGCCAAAATTATTGCGGCTGAAAAAAAACCCAAACAGCTCGCCATTGCGTCAAAACGCGCGGGAGAACTGTACGGTCTTGAGATATTACAGGAAAACCTTGCTGACGAAGAGTGGAATATTACCCGGTTTTTCTGCATTGCCCATGCAGACAATCCCGACACATCGTTCCTGAAAAACCTCTCGGATACCACACAACAGAAAACTTCGATTGTTTTTACACTGCCCAACGTTCAGGGCTCCCTTTTCAAGTCGCTGGCAACACTCGCATTACGAGACATCGATATGACTAAAATAGAATCGAGACCATTCAGAAAAAAAGCTTTTGAATATCTCTTTTATGTCGACTTTACGGGGCAGCAGAATGAAAGGAACATTTACAATGCCCTTAGGCACCTCAGAGAGTTCGCAACAATGGTTAAGGTTCTTGGAAGTTACGGAGTGATTGCATGA
- a CDS encoding YebC/PmpR family DNA-binding transcriptional regulator, with the protein MSGHSKWATIKRKKAATDQKRGNLFTKLVKEITIAAKMGGADPGGNPRLRLAIDTARSNSMPMENILRAVKKGTGELEGVTYDEITYEGYGPAGIALIIETATDNRNRTVADIRHIMSRNNGSLGESGSVSWMFHRKGSLDVSKSAVSEDMLLEILLDAGLEDLESDDAIYYTVITDLKDLETVKKALDAAAIPFENARIDMIPENYIELEAEDASKVIRIIDALENNDDVQAVYSNMEISEKAMNSLNE; encoded by the coding sequence ATGTCAGGACACAGTAAATGGGCTACCATTAAGAGGAAAAAAGCAGCAACCGATCAGAAGAGAGGTAATCTTTTTACCAAACTGGTCAAGGAAATTACCATAGCCGCTAAAATGGGCGGGGCTGATCCTGGCGGAAATCCGCGATTGCGTCTGGCGATTGATACTGCTCGATCGAATTCTATGCCGATGGAGAACATTCTGCGGGCTGTTAAAAAAGGAACGGGTGAACTGGAAGGCGTAACCTATGATGAAATAACCTATGAGGGTTATGGTCCGGCCGGCATTGCGCTGATCATTGAAACTGCGACGGATAACAGAAACCGTACGGTTGCCGATATTCGTCATATCATGAGCAGGAACAATGGTTCACTTGGAGAGAGTGGCAGCGTGAGCTGGATGTTTCATCGCAAAGGGAGCCTTGATGTCTCGAAAAGTGCAGTAAGCGAGGATATGCTTCTGGAGATTCTTCTTGACGCAGGTCTTGAAGATCTCGAGAGTGATGATGCAATCTATTATACCGTTATCACTGATTTGAAGGATCTTGAAACGGTAAAAAAGGCTCTTGATGCTGCCGCAATTCCTTTTGAAAATGCACGGATTGATATGATTCCTGAAAATTATATCGAACTTGAAGCTGAAGATGCCTCAAAAGTTATCAGGATTATTGATGCCCTTGAAAATAACGATGATGTTCAGGCCGTATACAGTAACATGGAGATCAGCGAAAAAGCCATGAACAGTTTAAATGAGTAG
- the ruvC gene encoding crossover junction endodeoxyribonuclease RuvC, which yields MVVLGVDPGSLKTGYGVVRQDSSGFSVLTCGVIRLHSGKSHAERIGQIYRELEEIINSTKPRRVALETVFLSKNAQSALKLGQVRGAVIALSMNTDLELHEYAPREVKSAVTGRGSASKEQVAFMVTRMLQVTGHITSYDVTDALGLALCDLLRIGNRAAQEPAQGISRGNKNWTGFVRAFPEMVVR from the coding sequence ATGGTTGTGCTTGGGGTTGATCCGGGAAGCCTGAAAACCGGCTATGGAGTTGTGAGACAGGACAGTTCAGGATTTTCAGTGCTGACCTGCGGCGTAATCCGTCTTCATTCCGGAAAAAGTCATGCGGAGCGAATTGGTCAGATTTATCGTGAACTTGAAGAGATAATTAACTCTACCAAGCCCCGGAGGGTTGCTCTGGAAACGGTTTTTCTCAGTAAAAATGCGCAATCAGCTCTGAAACTTGGACAGGTACGCGGTGCGGTCATTGCCCTTTCGATGAACACTGATCTTGAGTTGCACGAATATGCGCCTCGTGAAGTGAAGTCGGCGGTCACCGGCAGGGGATCAGCAAGCAAAGAACAGGTGGCATTTATGGTTACGCGTATGTTGCAGGTCACCGGCCACATAACATCTTATGATGTTACCGATGCCTTAGGCCTTGCCTTGTGTGATCTGTTGCGAATAGGGAACCGGGCTGCACAGGAGCCAGCTCAAGGCATATCGCGTGGAAACAAGAACTGGACGGGTTTTGTTCGCGCCTTTCCGGAAATGGTTGTCAGATAG
- a CDS encoding CDP-alcohol phosphatidyltransferase family protein, producing the protein MNGKIFNLPNSLSFLRILLIPWFLYYFHTGNLTVSVTLMIIAILSDWFDGQTARWTNEVSEMGKILDPLADKLCLASVALYFLWVGQLPLWFVLFVVSRDALIFLGAAYVKFRHRVVTTSLWPGKWAVGFLSMMFIAMVVPHPFFERYALKESFMYLSVVMLFYSFVEYCLRFYRIQKGLDYKA; encoded by the coding sequence GTGAACGGGAAAATATTCAACCTGCCGAATTCCCTCAGTTTTCTGAGAATATTGCTGATTCCCTGGTTTCTGTACTATTTTCATACAGGAAATCTGACGGTATCAGTTACGCTGATGATTATTGCCATTCTCAGCGACTGGTTTGATGGGCAGACTGCCCGCTGGACAAATGAAGTTTCAGAAATGGGCAAGATTCTCGATCCACTTGCCGATAAACTTTGTCTTGCAAGTGTCGCGCTCTATTTTTTATGGGTCGGTCAGCTTCCGCTCTGGTTTGTACTGTTTGTCGTCAGCAGGGATGCGCTTATTTTTCTCGGGGCGGCCTATGTGAAGTTTCGTCACCGTGTTGTTACAACCTCTCTCTGGCCTGGCAAGTGGGCTGTCGGGTTTCTTTCGATGATGTTTATTGCCATGGTTGTCCCTCATCCGTTTTTTGAGCGATATGCTCTTAAAGAGAGCTTTATGTATCTTTCCGTGGTGATGCTTTTCTACTCTTTTGTGGAATACTGCCTGAGGTTTTACAGAATTCAGAAGGGTCTTGACTACAAGGCATAG
- a CDS encoding bifunctional UDP-3-O-[3-hydroxymyristoyl] N-acetylglucosamine deacetylase/3-hydroxyacyl-ACP dehydratase, giving the protein MLIHQRTLQKEVSLRGTGLHTGKECRITFKPAPVNYGYRFIRSDIENSPEIPALIDNVVDVLRGTTIGINGVNVHTTEHVLAALYGLQIDNCSIEMSGPEPPVMDGSSLPFAEALLSAGIAKQDEPKNYLVIDETVEFHDTVNTVDIVALPLDSFRVTVMVDYKNPALGSQHSGLFDLEKEFLKDFAPSRTFCFLSEVETLANQGIIKGGDIDNAVVIVDKSMNNEELQSLAGKLDLEHDHLAIGENGILNNRALRFQNEPARHKLLDLLGDIALLGMPLRAQVLAARPGHASNVEFVKQLKKYADRNKLARQYQHEKKAGVIFDINAIQNILPHRYPFLLIDKIVEFKLDEKIVSIKNVTMNEPFFQGHFPGNPVMPGVLIIEAMAQTGGIMMLNGTENIQEMLVYFMGIDKARFRKPVLPGDTLVIEAVMTNKRRSVCQFDAKAYVRGELVCEASLMATVMPKTK; this is encoded by the coding sequence ATGCTCATTCATCAGCGTACACTTCAAAAAGAGGTCTCTCTGCGGGGTACCGGCCTGCATACCGGAAAGGAATGCAGAATCACCTTTAAACCTGCTCCGGTAAACTACGGGTACCGCTTTATCCGTTCCGATATTGAAAACAGTCCGGAAATACCCGCACTTATCGACAATGTAGTCGACGTGCTTCGTGGAACAACCATCGGTATCAACGGCGTCAATGTCCACACCACCGAACATGTGCTCGCAGCGCTCTACGGCCTTCAGATTGATAACTGCTCGATCGAAATGAGCGGCCCCGAACCCCCCGTAATGGATGGCAGCTCCCTGCCGTTTGCCGAAGCTCTGCTCAGTGCAGGCATTGCAAAACAGGATGAGCCGAAAAATTATCTTGTCATTGATGAAACCGTCGAGTTCCATGACACAGTCAACACCGTTGATATCGTTGCCCTCCCGCTCGACAGCTTCAGGGTCACCGTGATGGTGGATTACAAAAACCCGGCGCTCGGATCACAGCACTCGGGGCTGTTTGACCTTGAAAAAGAGTTTCTCAAAGATTTTGCGCCATCAAGAACATTCTGTTTTCTGAGTGAAGTCGAAACCCTTGCAAACCAGGGCATTATCAAAGGAGGCGATATCGATAACGCCGTTGTCATTGTCGATAAATCCATGAACAACGAGGAACTGCAAAGCCTTGCAGGAAAACTCGATCTTGAGCATGATCATCTTGCCATAGGTGAAAACGGCATTCTCAACAACAGAGCGTTACGGTTCCAGAACGAACCTGCCCGTCATAAACTTCTTGACCTGCTCGGCGATATCGCCCTGCTCGGCATGCCTTTAAGAGCGCAGGTTCTTGCCGCGCGTCCCGGTCACGCATCAAATGTTGAATTTGTCAAGCAACTGAAAAAATACGCAGACCGCAACAAACTTGCCCGGCAATACCAGCACGAAAAAAAGGCAGGCGTCATTTTTGACATCAACGCCATTCAGAACATTCTGCCTCATCGTTATCCATTTCTCCTGATCGACAAGATTGTTGAGTTCAAGCTTGATGAGAAAATCGTCTCCATCAAGAACGTGACCATGAACGAACCATTCTTTCAGGGCCACTTTCCAGGAAATCCCGTTATGCCCGGCGTGCTGATCATCGAAGCCATGGCTCAGACCGGAGGCATCATGATGCTTAACGGAACCGAAAATATTCAGGAAATGCTTGTGTATTTCATGGGCATTGACAAAGCCCGATTCCGCAAACCGGTTTTACCGGGAGATACGCTCGTTATCGAAGCGGTAATGACCAACAAGCGAAGAAGCGTATGTCAGTTCGACGCAAAAGCATATGTCCGCGGTGAACTTGTTTGTGAAGCGTCACTTATGGCAACGGTAATGCCGAAAACAAAGTAA